The following are from one region of the Catenulispora sp. EB89 genome:
- a CDS encoding RNA polymerase sigma factor, whose product MTKSPRPVADLLRDEAPHVLAALTRAYGHFDACEDATQEALVKAVRVWTAEGVPERPRGWLVTVASRVLIDALRSDTSRRRREDALYAATPQSELLSRSADAGFDDDERGDRDDSLKLLFLCCHPALSIASQIALTLRAVGGLSTAQIAAAFLVPESTMAQRISRAKATIRADGITFDLPAEDGPERLRAVQHVLYLIFNEGYTATSGEQLTAPDLSQEAIRLTRLLCRAVPEDAESAGLLALMLLTEARRPARTGPGGVLIPLADQDRGRWLADLIEEGTELLSRTLPRGQAGPFQLQAAIAAVHGEASTVDATDWPQILGLYDVLVQVAPSPIARLNRAVAVAMVHGPTAGLAAVEQLRADPKLARGHRLPAVRAHLRELAGDHEGAIEDYRRAAKLTASGPERRYLLDRAAGISSR is encoded by the coding sequence GTGACCAAGTCACCCCGTCCGGTCGCCGACCTGCTGCGCGACGAGGCGCCCCACGTCCTGGCCGCCCTGACCCGCGCCTACGGGCACTTCGACGCCTGCGAGGACGCCACCCAGGAGGCGCTGGTCAAGGCGGTCCGCGTGTGGACCGCCGAGGGCGTGCCGGAGCGGCCGCGCGGCTGGCTGGTCACCGTCGCCTCGCGGGTCCTCATCGACGCGCTGCGCTCGGACACCTCCCGCCGCCGGCGCGAGGACGCCCTGTACGCCGCCACGCCGCAGTCGGAGCTGCTCAGCCGCTCGGCGGACGCCGGGTTCGACGACGACGAGCGCGGCGACCGCGACGACTCGCTGAAGCTGCTGTTCCTGTGCTGCCACCCGGCGCTGTCCATCGCCAGCCAGATCGCGCTGACACTGCGCGCTGTCGGCGGCCTGAGCACCGCGCAGATCGCCGCGGCGTTCCTCGTCCCGGAGTCGACGATGGCGCAGCGCATCAGCCGTGCCAAGGCGACGATCAGAGCCGACGGCATCACCTTCGACCTGCCCGCCGAAGACGGCCCCGAACGACTGCGCGCCGTGCAGCACGTCCTGTACCTGATATTCAACGAGGGTTACACCGCGACCTCCGGAGAGCAGCTGACCGCACCGGACCTGTCGCAGGAGGCGATCAGGCTGACCCGGCTGCTGTGCCGCGCCGTGCCCGAGGACGCCGAGTCCGCGGGACTGCTGGCCCTGATGCTGCTCACCGAAGCCCGCCGCCCGGCCCGCACCGGCCCGGGCGGCGTGTTGATCCCGCTGGCCGACCAGGACCGCGGCCGGTGGCTGGCCGATCTGATCGAGGAGGGGACGGAACTACTCAGCCGCACACTGCCGCGCGGCCAGGCCGGACCTTTCCAGCTCCAGGCGGCGATCGCGGCCGTGCACGGCGAGGCTTCGACCGTCGACGCCACGGACTGGCCGCAGATCCTCGGCCTGTACGACGTCCTCGTGCAGGTGGCGCCGAGCCCGATCGCGCGGCTCAACCGGGCCGTGGCCGTCGCCATGGTGCACGGCCCGACCGCGGGCCTGGCCGCCGTCGAGCAGCTGCGCGCCGACCCGAAGCTGGCCCGCGGCCACCGGCTGCCGGCGGTGCGGGCCCACCTGCGCGAGCTGGCCGGCGACCACGAAGGCGCGATCGAGGACTACCGCCGCGCGGCCAAGCTCACCGCCAGCGGTCCCGAGCGGCGCTATCTTCTCGACCGGGCGGCGGGCATCAGTTCACGATGA
- a CDS encoding YciI family protein codes for MKYLLMIYGNQEKWDTIPAEDWPKEIAKQDAWNKKYMATGELLGGYALPDAEAARQVSRRDGAPVIVEGPYLETKEHMATFYLVDVESEERAYELAADMPWADLNPTEVWPIVHDSTQDA; via the coding sequence ATGAAGTACCTGCTGATGATCTACGGCAACCAGGAGAAGTGGGACACCATCCCGGCCGAGGACTGGCCGAAGGAGATCGCCAAGCAGGACGCCTGGAACAAGAAGTACATGGCGACCGGCGAACTGCTCGGCGGCTACGCGCTGCCCGACGCTGAGGCGGCCCGGCAGGTCTCGCGCCGCGACGGCGCACCGGTGATCGTCGAGGGCCCCTACCTGGAGACGAAGGAGCACATGGCGACTTTCTACCTGGTCGACGTCGAGAGCGAGGAGCGGGCTTACGAGCTCGCGGCGGACATGCCCTGGGCCGATCTGAACCCGACCGAGGTGTGGCCGATCGTGCACGACAGCACTCAGGACGCCTGA
- the pcaH gene encoding protocatechuate 3,4-dioxygenase subunit beta, whose amino-acid sequence MTPTQQDISQEIAEQSRAYAEADRTRQHPARDYAPYRSSLLRHPRQPLVSVGDPEAAELSGPVFGVADVTALESDLTRQHLTEPQGERITVAGRVLDRDGRPVRGQLVEIWQANASGRYAHQRDQHPAPLDPNFTGVGRCLTDDEGGYRFTTIKPGAYPWRNHTNAWRPAHIHFSLFGTAFTQRLVTQMYFPGDPLFAYDPILQSVTDDAARDRLVAAYEHDLSVPEWSLGYRWDIVLDGPAATWIEEGR is encoded by the coding sequence ATGACACCGACGCAGCAGGACATATCCCAAGAGATCGCCGAACAATCCCGGGCGTATGCCGAAGCCGACCGGACGCGGCAGCACCCGGCGCGCGACTACGCCCCCTATCGCAGCAGCCTGCTTCGCCACCCTCGGCAGCCCCTGGTGTCCGTCGGCGATCCGGAGGCGGCCGAGTTGTCCGGACCGGTCTTCGGCGTGGCCGATGTCACCGCGCTGGAGTCCGATCTGACTCGGCAGCATCTGACCGAGCCGCAGGGTGAGCGCATCACCGTGGCCGGCCGGGTCCTGGACCGGGACGGCCGGCCGGTGCGCGGGCAGCTGGTCGAGATCTGGCAGGCCAACGCCTCCGGCCGCTACGCGCACCAACGCGACCAGCATCCGGCGCCGCTCGATCCGAACTTCACCGGCGTGGGCCGCTGCCTCACCGACGACGAGGGCGGCTACCGCTTCACCACGATCAAGCCCGGCGCCTACCCCTGGCGCAACCACACCAACGCCTGGCGGCCCGCGCACATCCATTTCTCGCTGTTCGGCACCGCCTTCACGCAGCGCCTGGTCACGCAGATGTACTTTCCCGGCGACCCGCTCTTCGCCTACGACCCCATCCTGCAGTCCGTCACCGACGACGCCGCCCGCGACCGCCTCGTCGCCGCCTACGAGCACGACCTGTCGGTGCCGGAGTGGTCGCTCGGCTACCGCTGGGACATCGTCCTCGACGGTCCGGCGGCCACCTGGATCGAGGAAGGACGCTGA
- a CDS encoding DUF4132 domain-containing protein: protein MFGRKGTGADSRAGSRTQTSTQSSASSRESLPQPRVQDAVPSLTIVSWDRDEALRRVLGAAADDLAVRQVLDLCDTLRGPMPPGSWREQMAALLADNAAGVAALRTIALCETPFDDPGADHRVSFARAVVWAVGLTEPGDAVALLVRVTDLYGEPGRGRDYRSVALAAVEALGGIGGERALPALRQLKAQARLSAVRRAASQELDQTLGAENLSRADVPEWQAEDFQLDRDGQRVIELDHGYTATIQLAVDGAVTWFYRGPTGQRLPNKPSSLRADRAREAVELAGNLQTVVYAERFRLKQLMKDQRTLTYEDWMEFYLGNRVTGRLCRGLVWESSIDGGEHWQRFLPTWSARREAWLRLGEDGVTHDIAEESQARIVLQKHLTAAETRAWGSRLRVLRLTQPFKQLDRR, encoded by the coding sequence TTGTTCGGGCGGAAGGGTACCGGGGCTGATTCCCGGGCCGGTTCACGGACGCAGACGTCGACGCAGAGCAGCGCATCGTCGCGCGAAAGCCTGCCGCAGCCACGTGTTCAGGACGCCGTCCCGTCGCTGACGATCGTCAGCTGGGATCGGGACGAGGCGCTGCGGCGCGTCCTCGGCGCCGCGGCCGACGACCTCGCCGTCAGGCAGGTCCTCGACCTCTGCGACACTCTGCGCGGTCCGATGCCGCCGGGTTCCTGGCGCGAGCAGATGGCGGCGCTCCTCGCCGACAACGCCGCCGGCGTCGCCGCGCTGCGGACGATCGCGCTGTGCGAGACGCCGTTCGACGACCCGGGAGCCGACCATCGCGTCTCGTTCGCGCGCGCCGTGGTGTGGGCGGTCGGCCTGACCGAGCCCGGTGACGCCGTCGCGCTGCTCGTCCGCGTCACCGACCTGTACGGGGAGCCGGGGCGCGGCCGCGACTACCGCTCCGTGGCGCTCGCCGCGGTCGAGGCGCTGGGCGGGATCGGCGGTGAGCGCGCGCTGCCGGCGCTGCGGCAGCTCAAGGCGCAGGCCAGGCTCAGTGCCGTTCGCCGGGCCGCGTCCCAGGAACTCGATCAGACCCTGGGGGCGGAGAACCTTTCGCGCGCCGACGTCCCCGAGTGGCAGGCCGAGGACTTCCAGCTCGACCGCGACGGCCAGCGCGTCATCGAGCTCGACCACGGCTACACGGCGACGATCCAGCTGGCGGTCGACGGAGCCGTCACCTGGTTCTACCGCGGCCCGACCGGGCAGCGGCTGCCCAACAAGCCGTCGAGCCTGCGCGCCGACCGGGCCCGCGAGGCGGTCGAGCTCGCGGGGAACCTCCAGACCGTCGTCTACGCCGAGCGCTTCCGCCTCAAGCAGCTGATGAAGGACCAGCGGACCCTGACATACGAGGACTGGATGGAGTTCTACCTCGGCAACCGGGTCACCGGACGGCTGTGCCGGGGGCTGGTCTGGGAGTCGTCGATCGACGGCGGCGAGCACTGGCAGCGGTTCCTGCCGACGTGGAGCGCACGCCGCGAGGCGTGGCTGCGGCTCGGCGAGGACGGCGTCACGCACGACATCGCGGAGGAGTCGCAGGCCCGCATCGTCCTGCAGAAGCACCTCACCGCAGCCGAGACGCGTGCTTGGGGCTCACGGCTCCGGGTGCTCCGGCTGACGCAGCCGTTCAAGCAGCTGGATCGGCGGTGA
- the pcaB gene encoding 3-carboxy-cis,cis-muconate cycloisomerase, with protein sequence MTSADQNPDAAWLAADVGLLAPARVGTRVEAATGDAAFLQAMLDAEAALVCAQARIGRAPVSAAAAVTAAARAERFDVRGIALRARGGGNPVIPLVADLKAAVPVEAAPFVHQGATSQDIMDSAFMLVATRSVALVLDDLRRTVEASGRSAATYQGTPMAGRTLTQHAVPTTFGLKVAGWRSLLLDAADRLVVLRLPAQLGGAAGTLAAFEVSAPAPAPAGVPGSSSGLDLVEAFAEELGLAAPLLPWHTLRTPIADLAAGLAVTVGALGKIAADVLVLTRTEIGEVAEGDAGGSSAMPHKANPVRATMIAAAARQAPGLAVVLFGGLAAEDERPAGAWHAEWQPLRELLRLTGGAAETAVALVENLRVFPDRMLQNLNLTRGLVVSERLAAELGALIGREPAKTMLTAAAHEAVRAGRSLAEILAEAPELQGLISRDQLRRLADPVDCLGAASALVERALERTMPVFSDGSGQ encoded by the coding sequence TTGACTTCGGCTGATCAGAACCCTGATGCGGCGTGGCTCGCCGCCGACGTCGGCCTGCTCGCACCTGCCCGAGTCGGCACCCGCGTCGAAGCGGCGACTGGCGATGCCGCGTTCTTGCAAGCGATGCTCGACGCCGAGGCCGCACTCGTCTGCGCGCAGGCCAGGATCGGCCGGGCTCCGGTGAGCGCTGCGGCGGCGGTCACGGCGGCGGCGCGCGCCGAGCGGTTCGACGTGCGCGGGATCGCCTTGCGGGCGCGTGGCGGCGGCAATCCGGTGATTCCGTTGGTCGCCGATCTCAAGGCGGCTGTGCCGGTCGAGGCGGCGCCGTTTGTCCATCAGGGTGCTACCAGCCAGGACATCATGGACAGCGCGTTCATGCTGGTCGCCACCCGAAGCGTGGCGTTGGTGCTCGACGACCTCCGGCGCACGGTCGAGGCTTCGGGACGGTCGGCCGCCACGTATCAGGGCACGCCGATGGCCGGTCGGACGCTGACCCAGCACGCGGTGCCCACCACGTTCGGGCTCAAGGTCGCCGGGTGGCGCAGCCTGCTGCTGGACGCTGCGGACCGGCTGGTCGTGCTGCGCCTGCCGGCCCAGCTTGGCGGGGCCGCAGGGACGCTGGCGGCGTTCGAGGTTTCGGCTCCGGCCCCGGCCCCGGCTGGCGTTCCCGGCTCCTCCTCCGGTCTGGATCTCGTCGAGGCGTTCGCCGAGGAACTGGGTTTGGCTGCGCCGCTACTGCCGTGGCACACGCTCCGCACGCCGATCGCCGATCTCGCTGCCGGGCTCGCGGTCACCGTCGGCGCGTTGGGGAAGATCGCGGCCGACGTGCTGGTGCTTACCCGCACCGAGATCGGCGAGGTCGCCGAGGGCGACGCGGGCGGCTCCTCGGCCATGCCGCACAAGGCGAATCCGGTTCGCGCCACGATGATCGCCGCCGCCGCGCGTCAAGCGCCGGGGCTGGCTGTCGTGCTGTTCGGCGGGCTCGCCGCCGAGGACGAGCGTCCCGCCGGCGCCTGGCACGCCGAATGGCAGCCGCTGCGGGAGCTGCTTCGGCTCACCGGCGGCGCGGCCGAGACGGCTGTCGCGCTGGTCGAGAACCTGCGTGTGTTTCCCGACCGGATGCTTCAGAACCTGAATCTGACGCGAGGGCTCGTGGTCAGCGAACGACTCGCTGCGGAGTTGGGCGCTCTCATCGGGCGCGAACCTGCCAAGACGATGCTTACCGCTGCCGCGCATGAGGCCGTCCGCGCCGGCCGGAGCCTTGCGGAGATCCTGGCGGAAGCACCCGAACTCCAGGGCCTGATCAGCCGGGATCAGCTGCGCCGGCTCGCTGATCCGGTCGACTGCCTCGGAGCGGCGTCGGCGTTGGTCGAACGCGCTTTGGAACGAACCATGCCGGTGTTCTCGGATGGGAGCGGCCAATGA
- the pcaD gene encoding 3-oxoadipate enol-lactonase — protein sequence MSPLLHFVVDGPADAPPLLLGPSLGTSLAVWDAQVSVLARHHRVVRWDLPGHGGSAGDLVGAGATVADLADLVLAGADELGLARFDYAGISIGGAVGAELAVRHPERIASLALVCSSARFGDPQAWRDRAAQVRAAGTGALAASAAGRWFTPAFADTETIATLVGDQRAADPEGYAACCDALAGYDLRAELGRIGAPTLVIAGRQDTATPPSHARELVDGIGGAGLVEIPGAGHLAPVEQSGAVLNALLGHLGRPQSTDAARRVAGTAVRRAVLGDAHVDRAAAATTALTADFQDFITRYAWGEIWTRPGLDRRTRSCITLTALVAGGHHAELAMHVRAAVRNGLTAEEIGEVLLQSAVYCGVPAANAAFAVANKVLYPDDPQDGH from the coding sequence ATGAGCCCTCTGCTTCACTTCGTCGTTGACGGTCCGGCGGATGCGCCGCCGCTGCTGCTGGGGCCGTCGCTCGGCACATCCCTGGCCGTGTGGGATGCGCAAGTCAGTGTCCTGGCTCGACATCACCGCGTGGTCCGCTGGGATCTTCCCGGGCACGGCGGCTCCGCGGGTGATCTGGTGGGCGCCGGGGCCACCGTCGCCGACCTGGCCGACCTGGTCCTGGCCGGGGCCGACGAGCTGGGGCTGGCGCGCTTCGACTACGCGGGCATCTCGATCGGCGGGGCGGTCGGCGCCGAGCTCGCCGTCCGGCATCCCGAGCGGATCGCCTCGCTCGCGCTGGTCTGCTCGTCCGCGCGTTTCGGCGATCCGCAGGCGTGGCGGGACCGGGCTGCGCAGGTGCGTGCTGCCGGGACCGGGGCGCTGGCCGCTTCGGCGGCGGGTCGCTGGTTCACCCCGGCCTTTGCCGACACCGAGACGATCGCGACGCTGGTCGGCGACCAGCGTGCTGCCGATCCGGAGGGTTACGCAGCATGCTGCGATGCGCTCGCCGGGTACGACCTTCGTGCGGAGTTGGGCCGTATCGGCGCGCCGACACTCGTCATCGCAGGACGACAGGACACTGCGACCCCGCCGTCGCACGCGAGGGAGCTTGTCGACGGTATCGGCGGCGCGGGCCTGGTCGAGATCCCCGGTGCCGGGCACCTCGCGCCGGTCGAGCAGTCGGGAGCCGTGCTCAACGCCCTGCTCGGCCATCTCGGCCGACCGCAGTCCACAGACGCTGCGCGGCGTGTCGCGGGTACGGCCGTCCGCCGTGCCGTCCTCGGCGACGCCCACGTCGATCGGGCCGCCGCCGCGACCACCGCGCTCACCGCCGACTTCCAGGACTTCATCACCCGCTACGCCTGGGGCGAGATCTGGACCCGGCCCGGCCTGGACCGTCGCACCCGCAGCTGCATCACGCTGACCGCCCTGGTTGCCGGCGGCCATCATGCCGAGCTGGCGATGCACGTTCGCGCCGCCGTCCGCAACGGTCTCACCGCCGAGGAGATCGGAGAGGTGTTACTGCAGAGCGCCGTCTACTGCGGCGTCCCGGCGGCCAACGCGGCCTTCGCCGTGGCGAACAAGGTGCTTTACCCCGACGATCCCCAGGACGGCCACTGA
- a CDS encoding 4-hydroxybenzoate 3-monooxygenase, with product MHTTVGIVGAGPAGLLLARLLHNAGIDSVVLEARDRDYVEQRQRAGILEQVTVDALRSAGAGARMDREGIVHHGIELRFDGRSHRIDFPGLADGRTVMVYAQTEMVKDLIALHLAEGGPLLFEAEVLAVDQRAGQQLADQQLADQPDGAPASVRYRHQGREQILTCDWIVGCDGFHGVVKNAIPESLRRTYEREYPYSWLGILADAPPVYDELIYAHSDRGFALASMRSATVSRLYLQVPTNTDPADWPDDRIWDELDRRFALRDHPAWHLTRGPITAKSVLPMRSHVTEPMRHHRLLLAGDAAHIVPPTGAKGLNLAAADVIVLARALTRLHRTGSTDLLDTYSDTCLERIWRAEHFSHFMTTTLHADPAQPAFDTRLQLSQLARIAASPHASAELAQNYVGVPIV from the coding sequence ATGCACACCACTGTCGGTATCGTCGGCGCCGGTCCCGCCGGCCTGCTCCTGGCGCGGCTCCTGCATAACGCGGGCATCGACTCCGTGGTGCTGGAGGCGCGCGACCGCGACTACGTCGAGCAGCGGCAGCGTGCCGGGATCCTCGAACAGGTCACGGTGGACGCCCTGCGCTCCGCCGGGGCCGGGGCGCGCATGGACCGCGAAGGCATCGTGCACCACGGCATCGAACTCCGCTTCGACGGCCGGTCCCACCGCATCGACTTCCCCGGCCTGGCCGACGGCCGCACCGTCATGGTCTACGCGCAGACCGAGATGGTCAAAGACCTGATAGCACTGCACCTCGCTGAGGGCGGGCCGTTGTTGTTCGAGGCCGAGGTCCTGGCCGTCGACCAGCGCGCCGGCCAACAGCTCGCTGACCAGCAGCTCGCTGACCAGCCCGACGGCGCGCCGGCCAGCGTCCGCTACCGTCACCAGGGCCGCGAGCAGATCCTCACCTGCGACTGGATCGTCGGCTGCGACGGCTTCCACGGCGTCGTCAAGAACGCCATCCCGGAGAGCCTGCGGCGTACCTACGAGCGCGAGTACCCGTACTCCTGGCTCGGGATCCTCGCCGACGCGCCGCCGGTCTACGACGAGCTGATCTACGCGCACTCCGACCGCGGCTTCGCACTCGCGTCGATGCGCTCCGCGACCGTCAGCCGCCTGTATCTCCAGGTCCCCACCAACACCGACCCGGCCGACTGGCCCGACGACCGGATCTGGGACGAACTCGACCGGCGGTTCGCGCTCCGCGACCACCCCGCCTGGCACCTGACCCGCGGCCCGATCACCGCCAAATCGGTACTGCCGATGCGCAGCCACGTCACCGAACCGATGCGCCACCACCGCCTCCTGCTGGCCGGCGACGCGGCCCACATCGTCCCCCCGACCGGCGCCAAAGGCCTGAACCTCGCCGCCGCCGACGTCATCGTCCTGGCCCGCGCCCTCACCCGCCTGCACCGAACCGGTTCGACGGACCTGCTCGACACCTACTCCGACACCTGCCTGGAGCGCATCTGGCGCGCCGAGCACTTCTCGCACTTCATGACCACGACCCTGCACGCGGACCCGGCCCAGCCCGCCTTCGACACCCGGCTACAGCTGTCGCAGCTCGCCCGCATCGCCGCGTCGCCGCACGCATCCGCGGAGCTGGCGCAGAACTACGTCGGCGTCCCGATCGTGTGA
- a CDS encoding DUF6069 family protein, with translation MAGQSSTTNTTSTSTGTSTSTSAATSNTTGLSTTTGSSTASAQRVPPPTAVTAFLAGRPVWQVSYLSGLAAGVVTEIWGLAARAAGVPMKAAGLGSPHATAITVGMFALGTMVVVFWFTFVTAAVARFSRRPARLYVRLTVPLTFLSLLIPGTAADTAVSTKLVLAVAHLLAAAVIIPSVAYRLAQVTADPAA, from the coding sequence ATGGCCGGTCAGAGCAGCACCACCAACACCACGAGCACCAGCACGGGCACGAGTACCAGCACGAGCGCCGCCACGAGCAACACCACAGGCCTCAGCACGACCACCGGCAGCAGCACCGCCTCCGCGCAGCGCGTACCGCCGCCGACCGCGGTGACGGCTTTCCTGGCCGGCCGACCGGTATGGCAGGTGAGCTACCTGTCGGGCCTGGCCGCCGGTGTCGTCACCGAGATCTGGGGACTGGCCGCCCGCGCCGCCGGCGTCCCGATGAAGGCCGCCGGGCTCGGCTCCCCCCACGCCACGGCGATCACGGTGGGCATGTTCGCGCTGGGAACGATGGTGGTGGTCTTCTGGTTCACCTTCGTCACCGCCGCCGTCGCCCGCTTCTCGCGGCGACCGGCGCGGCTCTACGTGCGGCTCACGGTGCCGCTGACCTTCCTGTCGCTCCTGATCCCGGGCACCGCCGCGGACACCGCCGTCTCGACGAAGCTGGTCCTGGCGGTCGCGCACCTGCTGGCGGCGGCCGTCATCATCCCGTCCGTCGCCTATCGGCTGGCGCAGGTCACCGCCGATCCAGCTGCTTGA
- a CDS encoding phytoene desaturase family protein yields MNDLPKRADVVFVGAGHNALVAAAYLLEAGRSVVLLDQMAQPGGWVRTAELGAPGFHHDLYSALHPAFVGGPAWVELGADLKRHGLDYVTAPLATGASLHDGRTAVLPVDQQEVAKELDRLGESAGWSSLFAGAGPYFPGLMELLGDGLDTPAAQATLAGLVTSGRDSALPFTQLLSGSTQDLVRRFFVTEEFRLLAAPWPLHLGIGPEDPAGALWTVFALGMMAGGNPAPVGGSGRLADALTGLVVERGGEVFCDVDVEEILVDGGRATAVRTGSGAVVTAGQAVIASVTPDNLYGRLLRNAAGVPAGVREQAAGYRFRRGCFQLNLALSARPHFTDPRLDAGGAINLGRGLDELVVSVRQAEAGLLPEHPSLSWHEPTAVDASRAPEGKAVVRIQVLDAPLSPIGDAAGSARGVEGWSASTAEAFADRVLAEAEAHLPGLTGTVLERHITTPADLAKASPNAGPGDHGAGENSLAQGLVQRPIPAHGGGYRTAVPGLWMIGAATWPGPAVSGGSGRAVARAIVGGDGGGSPA; encoded by the coding sequence GTGAACGACCTTCCCAAGCGCGCTGACGTGGTCTTCGTCGGCGCCGGCCACAACGCGTTGGTGGCCGCCGCGTATCTGCTCGAAGCCGGGCGCAGCGTAGTGCTGCTCGACCAGATGGCCCAGCCCGGCGGCTGGGTCCGGACCGCCGAACTCGGCGCGCCGGGCTTCCACCACGATCTCTACTCGGCGCTGCATCCGGCCTTCGTCGGCGGCCCGGCCTGGGTCGAGCTCGGCGCGGACTTGAAGCGGCACGGGCTCGACTACGTCACCGCGCCACTGGCCACCGGCGCGTCGCTGCACGACGGCCGCACCGCGGTACTACCAGTCGATCAGCAGGAAGTGGCGAAGGAGCTGGACCGCCTCGGCGAGAGCGCGGGTTGGTCGTCCCTGTTCGCCGGGGCCGGGCCGTACTTCCCGGGGCTCATGGAACTGCTCGGCGACGGTCTGGACACGCCGGCGGCCCAGGCCACGTTGGCCGGCCTGGTGACGAGCGGACGAGACAGCGCACTGCCGTTCACGCAGCTGCTCAGCGGCAGCACGCAGGACCTCGTGCGCCGGTTCTTCGTCACGGAGGAGTTCCGCCTGCTGGCCGCGCCGTGGCCGCTGCACCTGGGCATCGGCCCGGAGGACCCGGCCGGGGCGCTGTGGACGGTGTTCGCCCTGGGGATGATGGCCGGCGGCAATCCGGCGCCGGTCGGCGGCAGCGGCCGGCTCGCCGACGCGCTCACCGGGCTGGTGGTCGAGCGGGGCGGTGAAGTGTTCTGCGATGTGGACGTCGAGGAGATCCTGGTCGACGGCGGCCGCGCCACGGCGGTCCGTACCGGGTCCGGAGCGGTCGTGACGGCCGGGCAGGCGGTCATCGCGTCCGTCACGCCCGACAATCTGTATGGAAGGTTGCTGCGCAATGCGGCGGGGGTGCCCGCCGGGGTCAGGGAGCAGGCGGCGGGATACCGGTTCAGGCGCGGTTGTTTCCAGCTGAACCTCGCACTTTCTGCCAGGCCGCACTTCACCGATCCCCGCCTGGACGCCGGCGGCGCGATCAATCTGGGACGCGGCCTGGACGAACTGGTCGTGTCGGTACGGCAGGCGGAGGCCGGGCTGTTGCCCGAGCATCCGTCGCTCTCCTGGCACGAGCCGACGGCCGTCGACGCGAGCCGGGCGCCCGAGGGCAAGGCCGTCGTGCGGATCCAGGTGCTGGACGCGCCGCTGTCGCCGATCGGGGACGCCGCCGGATCGGCGCGGGGCGTCGAGGGCTGGTCCGCATCGACCGCCGAGGCTTTCGCCGACCGCGTACTCGCCGAGGCCGAGGCGCATCTGCCGGGCTTGACCGGGACGGTGCTCGAACGACACATCACCACCCCCGCCGACCTGGCCAAGGCCAGCCCGAACGCGGGTCCCGGGGATCACGGCGCCGGGGAGAACTCGCTGGCGCAGGGGCTCGTCCAGCGGCCGATTCCGGCCCACGGCGGCGGCTATCGCACCGCGGTGCCGGGGCTGTGGATGATCGGCGCCGCGACCTGGCCTGGGCCTGCGGTGAGCGGTGGGTCCGGCCGTGCGGTCGCGCGCGCCATCGTCGGAGGCGACGGCGGCGGCTCGCCGGCCTGA
- the pcaG gene encoding protocatechuate 3,4-dioxygenase subunit alpha: MSGEEFAPTPSQTVGPFYGYALPFPDGGGIAPAGHPDAFTVHGQVFDGAGDPVPDALLEIWQPAPDGTRSGAPGSLRRDSTTGGFAGRDGATFTGFGRVGTDAAGRYVFRTLPPGGVPYLSVCVFARGLLHHLFTRIYLPGSDLTGDRLLAAVGPERRSTLIAEPESERVYRFDVHLQGEKETVFLDFG, from the coding sequence ATGTCCGGCGAGGAGTTCGCGCCGACCCCGTCGCAGACCGTCGGGCCGTTCTACGGATACGCGCTGCCGTTTCCCGACGGTGGCGGGATCGCCCCGGCCGGGCATCCGGATGCGTTCACCGTGCACGGCCAGGTCTTCGACGGTGCCGGGGATCCGGTGCCCGACGCGCTGCTGGAGATCTGGCAACCGGCGCCGGACGGCACGCGTTCCGGCGCGCCTGGATCGCTGCGCCGCGATTCCACGACCGGCGGGTTCGCCGGACGTGACGGCGCCACCTTCACCGGGTTCGGGCGTGTTGGCACCGACGCCGCCGGTCGCTACGTCTTTCGCACGCTGCCACCGGGTGGCGTGCCGTATCTGTCGGTGTGCGTCTTCGCTCGTGGACTGCTGCACCACCTGTTCACCCGCATCTATCTGCCCGGTTCCGATCTGACCGGCGATCGCCTGCTCGCCGCGGTGGGTCCGGAGCGACGCAGCACACTGATCGCCGAGCCGGAGTCGGAACGGGTCTACCGGTTCGACGTCCATCTGCAGGGGGAGAAGGAGACGGTCTTCCTTGACTTCGGCTGA